The Corallococcus caeni genome includes a region encoding these proteins:
- a CDS encoding DEAD/DEAH box helicase: MSDIQEPTPGAPAPDEATTRPGEYIADISFEEMNLSEPLRRALAERGYTSPTPVQAKAFGPAMAGKDLIVRSKTGTGKTAAFGLPLLEKIPADEKRVRALILCPTRELALQVAEELTTLAKYKGVKVAAIYGGASMKQQEDALEEGTPIIVGTPGRVFDHINRGNLKLDGCDHAILDEADEMLNQGFYEEVTRILDRLPKTRQVLLFSATVPTDIQNLIARYTTNAETLLLSGDVFTVEHIHHIRYDVSDQFPKPRNLIYILEKEEPSNAIIFCNTRDDTALVTAVLNRNGFDAELLNGDLPQKERERVMGKVKRGEVAFMVATDIAARGIDISGLEYVINYSLPEDPAVYLHRVGRTGRIGNKGTAINLFSGRELATFTVLEKKFGIKFEMREMPAPEEAMHLWTERHVRELREGMGSSIFEGFLPLASQLKQRPDADDLIAFLIKYYFSRLRMEKAQAAGETEKREPVEQRKPVERRGKDRERERERPRREERGERTERPPRRDEHPDRERRPRRDEPRREDRGERRGGAPSAALEPGPGETKLWVNLGTADGLGPGSIATAMEDAGAPVGKLVRAELRPTFAYVFVAEDDSAGFEALNGKQHGGKTLRVEKSKPRSERDVPSTRPPPSPDAAPGEVKLWVNLGMDDGMDEAKLPATLESLGAPGGKVLKALTRPTYGYVYVPEGDAPGFEALNGKTHNDKPLKLERHRPRGQREERRPRHEALPDVPGQARLWVGLGRQEGLDEAGVTAALEAAGAPAGKVLRTDLRPTYAYVFVAEEDVAGFEATHGKPHGEGKTLKVERAKRK, translated from the coding sequence ATGAGCGACATCCAAGAGCCCACGCCGGGAGCCCCGGCGCCTGACGAAGCCACGACGCGTCCCGGCGAGTACATCGCGGACATCAGCTTCGAAGAAATGAACCTCTCCGAGCCCCTCCGCCGCGCGCTGGCGGAGCGCGGCTACACCAGTCCCACCCCCGTCCAGGCCAAGGCCTTCGGTCCCGCGATGGCGGGCAAGGACCTCATCGTCCGCAGCAAGACGGGCACGGGCAAGACGGCCGCCTTCGGCCTGCCCCTGCTGGAGAAGATCCCCGCGGACGAGAAGCGCGTGCGCGCCCTCATCCTCTGCCCCACGCGCGAACTGGCGCTCCAGGTGGCGGAGGAGCTCACCACCCTGGCCAAGTACAAGGGCGTGAAGGTGGCGGCCATCTACGGCGGCGCCTCCATGAAGCAGCAGGAGGACGCGCTGGAAGAGGGCACGCCCATCATCGTGGGCACCCCGGGCCGCGTCTTCGACCACATCAACCGCGGCAACCTGAAGCTGGACGGCTGCGACCACGCCATCCTCGATGAAGCCGATGAGATGCTGAACCAGGGCTTCTACGAGGAGGTCACCCGCATCCTCGACCGTCTTCCGAAGACGCGCCAGGTGCTGCTCTTCAGCGCCACCGTCCCCACGGACATCCAGAACCTCATCGCGCGCTACACGACGAACGCGGAGACGCTGCTGCTGTCCGGCGACGTCTTCACGGTGGAGCACATCCACCACATCCGCTACGACGTGTCGGATCAGTTCCCCAAGCCGCGCAACCTCATCTACATCCTGGAGAAGGAGGAGCCCTCCAACGCCATCATCTTCTGCAACACGCGGGATGACACGGCGCTGGTGACCGCGGTGCTCAACCGCAACGGCTTCGACGCGGAATTGCTCAACGGAGACCTGCCGCAGAAGGAGCGCGAGCGGGTGATGGGCAAGGTGAAGCGCGGCGAGGTGGCCTTCATGGTCGCCACGGACATCGCGGCGCGCGGCATCGACATCTCCGGGCTGGAGTACGTCATCAACTACTCCCTGCCGGAGGACCCCGCCGTCTACCTGCACCGCGTGGGCCGCACGGGCCGCATCGGCAACAAGGGCACGGCCATCAACCTCTTCTCCGGGCGCGAGCTGGCGACGTTCACCGTGCTGGAGAAGAAGTTCGGCATCAAGTTCGAGATGCGCGAGATGCCCGCCCCCGAAGAGGCGATGCACCTGTGGACCGAGCGCCACGTGCGCGAGCTGCGCGAGGGCATGGGCTCCAGCATCTTCGAGGGCTTCCTGCCCCTGGCCTCGCAGCTCAAGCAGCGCCCGGACGCGGACGACCTCATCGCCTTCCTCATCAAGTACTACTTCAGCCGCCTGCGCATGGAGAAGGCGCAGGCCGCCGGGGAGACGGAGAAGCGCGAGCCGGTGGAGCAGCGCAAGCCGGTGGAGCGCCGGGGCAAGGACCGCGAGCGCGAGCGTGAGCGTCCCCGCCGCGAGGAGCGGGGCGAGCGCACCGAGCGTCCCCCCCGCCGCGACGAGCACCCGGACCGCGAGCGCCGTCCGCGCCGCGACGAGCCGCGCCGCGAGGACCGGGGCGAGCGCCGGGGTGGCGCGCCCTCCGCCGCGCTGGAGCCGGGCCCGGGTGAGACGAAGCTCTGGGTGAACCTGGGCACCGCGGACGGCCTGGGGCCGGGCAGCATCGCCACGGCCATGGAGGACGCGGGCGCGCCGGTGGGCAAGCTGGTGCGCGCGGAGTTGCGCCCCACGTTCGCGTACGTCTTCGTCGCCGAGGACGACTCCGCGGGCTTCGAGGCCCTCAACGGCAAGCAGCACGGCGGCAAGACGCTGCGCGTGGAGAAGAGCAAGCCGCGCAGCGAGCGCGACGTCCCCAGCACCCGCCCGCCCCCGTCCCCGGACGCGGCCCCCGGCGAGGTGAAGCTCTGGGTGAACCTGGGCATGGATGACGGCATGGACGAGGCGAAGCTGCCCGCCACGCTGGAGTCCCTGGGCGCCCCGGGCGGCAAGGTCCTCAAGGCCCTCACCCGCCCCACCTACGGCTACGTCTACGTGCCGGAAGGTGACGCCCCGGGCTTCGAGGCCCTCAACGGCAAGACGCACAACGACAAGCCGCTGAAGCTGGAGCGGCACCGTCCGCGCGGCCAGCGTGAGGAGCGCCGCCCCCGCCACGAGGCCCTGCCGGATGTCCCCGGCCAGGCGCGGCTGTGGGTGGGCCTGGGCCGGCAGGAGGGCCTGGACGAGGCGGGCGTCACCGCCGCGCTGGAGGCCGCGGGCGCTCCGGCGGGCAAGGTGCTGCGCACCGACCTGCGCCCCACGTACGCGTACGTCTTCGTCGCGGAGGAGGACGTGGCGGGCTTCGAGGCCACCCACGGCAAGCCTCACGGCGAGGGCAAGACGCTGAAGGTGGAGCGCGCCAAGCGCAAGTAG
- a CDS encoding helix-turn-helix domain-containing protein: MRPHSPDDSDAGSSLLGLARRIRTLRERRGLTQEDFAARCDISVSFVSLLERGERNPSYDTLLQVAAALELPLWELFRLEDAEDAGAHRLVEWVRLRKLGREDVDRLLAVAEAMFSGGPGAPGLVVKAVGAACTSPACGRPVLARGLCVAHYHRARRKKAPSGGPEGAP, encoded by the coding sequence ATGCGCCCCCACTCCCCGGACGACAGCGACGCCGGTTCGTCCCTGCTGGGACTGGCGCGGCGGATCCGCACGCTGCGCGAGCGCCGGGGCCTCACCCAGGAGGACTTCGCCGCCCGGTGTGACATCTCCGTGAGCTTCGTGTCGCTGCTGGAGCGCGGCGAGCGCAACCCCAGCTACGACACGCTCCTCCAGGTCGCGGCCGCGCTGGAGCTGCCGCTGTGGGAGCTGTTCCGGCTGGAGGACGCGGAGGACGCGGGGGCTCATCGGCTGGTGGAGTGGGTGCGGCTGCGGAAGCTGGGCCGGGAAGACGTGGACCGCCTGCTGGCCGTGGCGGAGGCGATGTTCAGCGGTGGGCCGGGCGCTCCGGGCCTCGTCGTGAAGGCGGTCGGCGCGGCCTGTACTTCACCGGCGTGTGGCCGGCCCGTGCTGGCCCGGGGGTTGTGCGTCGCGCACTACCACCGGGCCCGCAGGAAGAAGGCGCCCTCCGGCGGACCGGAAGGCGCCCCGTAG
- a CDS encoding Glu/Leu/Phe/Val family dehydrogenase, with product MNAVDGTNYYFRKAARVMDVGTPIETLLATPLREVKVQVSIEMDSGEIRTFLGYRIQHDNSRGPMKGGLRYHPALDQDECVSLASLMTWKTAVVNVPYGGAKGGVACDPAQMSLKEVERLTRKFVDQIQDVIGPTRDIPAPDVNTNPQVMAWVMDQYSRYHGHSPAVVTGKPLELYGSKGREAATGRGLLYVCREILRDLGMPVKGTRFAIQGFGNVGSHIAQLIWGDGGVVVAASDVLGGMYNPLGLDVPSLFEHVKRTGTVTGFSGGTPCTNEDVLAADCEVLIPAALGHVLTRDNANSVRARLVVEGANGPTQPEADDILEKRGIFVVPDILASAGGVTVSYLEWVQNLQHVSWEEDRVNAELEKTMKEAYDRVAQIARSRKVSMRTAAYILAIGRVGKATVLRGI from the coding sequence ATGAACGCCGTCGACGGCACCAACTACTACTTCCGCAAGGCCGCGCGGGTCATGGACGTGGGCACGCCCATCGAGACGCTCCTGGCCACGCCCCTGCGCGAGGTGAAGGTGCAGGTGTCCATCGAGATGGACTCCGGAGAGATCCGCACGTTCCTGGGCTACCGCATCCAGCACGACAACAGCCGCGGCCCCATGAAGGGCGGCCTGCGCTACCACCCGGCCCTGGACCAGGACGAGTGCGTGTCGCTCGCGTCGCTGATGACGTGGAAGACCGCCGTGGTGAACGTGCCCTACGGCGGCGCCAAGGGCGGCGTGGCGTGCGACCCCGCGCAGATGAGCCTCAAGGAAGTGGAGCGGCTCACGCGCAAGTTCGTGGACCAGATTCAGGACGTCATCGGGCCCACGCGCGACATCCCCGCGCCGGACGTCAACACCAACCCCCAGGTGATGGCCTGGGTGATGGACCAGTACTCGCGCTACCACGGGCACTCGCCCGCGGTGGTCACGGGCAAGCCCCTGGAGCTGTACGGCTCCAAGGGCCGCGAGGCCGCCACCGGGCGCGGCCTGCTCTACGTATGCCGCGAAATCCTGCGCGACCTGGGCATGCCGGTGAAGGGCACGCGCTTCGCCATCCAGGGCTTCGGCAACGTGGGCAGCCACATCGCGCAGCTCATCTGGGGCGACGGCGGCGTGGTGGTGGCCGCGTCCGACGTGCTGGGCGGCATGTACAACCCGCTGGGCCTGGACGTGCCCTCCCTCTTCGAGCACGTGAAGCGCACCGGCACCGTGACGGGCTTTTCCGGCGGCACGCCGTGCACCAACGAGGACGTGCTCGCGGCGGACTGTGAAGTGCTCATCCCCGCCGCCCTGGGCCACGTGCTCACCCGCGACAACGCCAACAGCGTGCGCGCGCGCCTGGTGGTGGAGGGCGCCAACGGCCCCACCCAGCCGGAGGCGGACGACATCCTGGAGAAGCGCGGCATCTTCGTGGTGCCGGACATCCTGGCCAGCGCGGGCGGCGTGACGGTGAGCTACCTGGAGTGGGTGCAGAACCTCCAGCACGTCTCCTGGGAGGAGGACCGCGTCAACGCGGAGCTGGAGAAGACGATGAAGGAGGCCTACGACCGGGTGGCGCAGATTGCCCGCTCCCGGAAGGTCTCCATGCGGACGGCCGCCTACATCCTGGCCATTGGCCGGGTGGGCAAGGCCACGGTGCTGCGCGGCATCTGA
- a CDS encoding threonine ammonia-lyase, whose amino-acid sequence MVTLQDIQAARERIRTALRPTPCPASDYFTERTDCAVVYFKLENLQRTGAFKERGALNKLLTLTEEEKRRGVIAASAGNHAQGVAYHARRLGIRATIVMPERTPLIKVTRTRDDYGARVVLKGANYDEAYAEALRIQAAENLVFVHPFNDPHVIAGQGTIGLELLEQCPDLELVIVPVGGGGLISGVAVALKQTNPRIQVVGVQASTIASMKASLDAGKRTELTAAGTTIADGIAVKVPGELTFEHVRKYVDAVVTVDEEEIAAAILMMLEQEKSVAEGAGAAGLAALVNGRIPQAKGKRVAIIVGGGNIDMNVISRIIERGLVKAGRLVQLEVRLPDRPGMLARLTTQIAEMRANVVDLHHDRAFSKAGLGEATVEVMLETTGHAHIQELMTALEAQGWQVART is encoded by the coding sequence ATGGTCACCCTGCAGGACATCCAGGCGGCGCGTGAACGGATCCGCACCGCGCTGCGCCCCACGCCGTGCCCCGCGTCGGACTACTTCACGGAGAGGACCGACTGCGCGGTGGTGTACTTCAAGCTGGAGAACCTCCAGCGCACCGGCGCCTTCAAGGAGCGCGGCGCCCTCAACAAGCTGCTGACGCTGACGGAAGAAGAGAAGCGCCGCGGCGTCATCGCGGCCTCCGCCGGCAACCACGCGCAGGGCGTGGCGTACCACGCGCGGCGGCTGGGCATCCGCGCCACCATCGTGATGCCGGAGCGCACGCCGCTCATCAAGGTGACGCGCACGCGTGACGACTACGGCGCGCGCGTGGTGCTCAAGGGCGCCAACTACGACGAGGCCTACGCGGAGGCCCTGCGCATCCAGGCCGCGGAGAACCTCGTCTTCGTGCACCCGTTCAACGACCCGCACGTCATCGCGGGCCAGGGCACCATCGGCCTGGAGCTGCTGGAGCAGTGCCCGGACCTGGAGCTGGTGATTGTCCCGGTGGGCGGCGGCGGGCTCATCTCCGGCGTGGCCGTGGCGCTGAAGCAGACGAACCCGCGCATCCAGGTGGTGGGCGTGCAGGCCTCCACCATCGCGAGCATGAAGGCGTCGCTGGATGCCGGGAAGCGCACGGAGCTCACCGCCGCGGGCACCACCATCGCGGACGGCATCGCGGTGAAGGTGCCGGGCGAGCTCACCTTCGAGCACGTGCGCAAGTACGTGGACGCCGTCGTGACGGTGGACGAGGAGGAGATCGCCGCCGCCATCCTGATGATGCTGGAACAGGAGAAGTCCGTCGCGGAGGGCGCGGGCGCGGCGGGGCTGGCGGCGCTCGTCAACGGCCGGATCCCGCAGGCGAAGGGCAAGCGCGTCGCCATCATCGTCGGGGGCGGCAACATCGACATGAACGTCATCAGCCGCATCATCGAGCGGGGCCTCGTGAAGGCGGGCCGCCTGGTGCAGCTGGAGGTGCGGCTGCCGGACCGGCCCGGCATGCTCGCGCGGCTCACCACGCAGATCGCGGAGATGCGCGCCAACGTGGTGGACCTGCACCACGACCGCGCCTTCTCCAAGGCGGGCCTGGGCGAGGCCACGGTGGAGGTGATGCTGGAGACCACGGGGCACGCCCACATCCAGGAGCTGATGACGGCGCTGGAGGCCCAGGGCTGGCAGGTCGCCCGGACGTAG
- a CDS encoding peptidase MA family metallohydrolase: MNTPLIALLLLAAAPPAQKAKELAAHKEWEELYLAFAAADPASYPEAQRPAVAAPLLKGCEALLSEDAVMAYSLGERAVAFQETAGGLRCVARSALRTDQRAAAEEALKKGLANFPKDGAFALELGRLQLLDKDSAGALATLQQVPPKSKEAAEARKLMQHARSQVSAEESARREAERLEQRMNGEPVPGDTRQAKATAGGDVRPAGLSYESGVGKDGMRVRQNSRFAIRYFNSDRDFGQRAEYEGKVVSALDEAYDFTQRTLGRARARQLNVVLYTRDEFATHMGARYAAAVAGLYSEDAIRMNDAAELTQATKATLVHEYVHAAVDEISPRGGGALPRWFNEGLAEYIEWRYLGLDGPPRYLRDVMRNQAKQGALPKLSEMDSQAPISMSQPEIAYGTSAMAVRELVRLGGQEKLLDFIEKAGRADSFQEALKATYEKDFAGLDQAVRAALSGR; the protein is encoded by the coding sequence ATGAACACGCCCCTCATCGCCCTGCTGCTCCTCGCCGCCGCTCCTCCCGCGCAGAAGGCGAAGGAGCTGGCGGCCCACAAGGAGTGGGAGGAGCTGTACCTCGCGTTCGCCGCCGCGGACCCCGCCTCGTACCCGGAGGCGCAGCGGCCGGCCGTGGCGGCCCCGCTGCTCAAGGGCTGCGAGGCGCTGCTCTCCGAGGACGCGGTGATGGCGTACTCGCTGGGCGAGCGCGCCGTGGCCTTTCAGGAGACGGCGGGCGGGCTGCGGTGCGTGGCGCGCTCGGCGCTGAGGACGGATCAGCGGGCCGCCGCGGAGGAGGCGCTGAAGAAGGGCCTGGCGAACTTCCCCAAGGACGGCGCGTTCGCGCTGGAGCTGGGGCGGCTGCAGCTCCTGGACAAGGACTCGGCGGGGGCGCTGGCCACGCTGCAGCAGGTGCCCCCGAAGTCGAAGGAGGCCGCGGAGGCGCGCAAGCTGATGCAGCACGCGCGCTCGCAGGTGTCGGCGGAGGAGTCCGCGCGGCGCGAGGCGGAGCGCCTGGAGCAGCGGATGAACGGCGAGCCCGTCCCGGGTGACACGCGCCAGGCGAAGGCGACGGCGGGCGGAGACGTCCGGCCGGCGGGGCTCTCCTACGAGTCCGGCGTGGGCAAGGACGGCATGCGCGTGCGCCAGAACAGCCGCTTCGCCATCCGCTACTTCAACAGCGACCGGGACTTCGGCCAGCGCGCGGAGTACGAGGGCAAGGTCGTGTCCGCGCTGGACGAGGCCTATGACTTCACCCAGCGCACGCTGGGGCGGGCCCGCGCGCGGCAGCTGAACGTGGTGCTCTACACGCGCGACGAGTTCGCCACGCACATGGGCGCCCGGTACGCGGCCGCGGTGGCCGGCCTGTACTCCGAGGACGCCATCCGCATGAACGACGCGGCGGAGCTGACGCAGGCGACGAAGGCCACGCTGGTCCACGAGTACGTGCACGCGGCGGTGGATGAAATCAGCCCGCGCGGCGGCGGCGCCCTGCCCCGCTGGTTCAACGAGGGCCTGGCCGAGTACATCGAGTGGCGCTACCTGGGGCTGGACGGCCCGCCGCGCTACCTGCGGGACGTGATGCGCAACCAGGCGAAGCAGGGGGCCCTGCCGAAGCTGTCGGAGATGGACTCGCAGGCGCCCATCTCCATGTCCCAGCCGGAGATCGCCTACGGCACGTCCGCCATGGCGGTGCGGGAGCTGGTGCGGCTGGGGGGCCAGGAGAAGCTGCTGGACTTCATCGAGAAGGCGGGCCGGGCCGACTCCTTCCAGGAGGCCCTGAAGGCCACCTACGAGAAGGACTTCGCGGGCCTGGACCAGGCGGTGCGTGCCGCCCTCTCGGGGAGGTAG